Proteins encoded by one window of Streptococcus suis S735:
- a CDS encoding DUF3272 domain-containing protein, giving the protein MKLPQFLFLAITTILAVYFMNASILTGDFLIAGIYAFIAYRNLHFAYKVTKFIRLVEKQTKK; this is encoded by the coding sequence ATGAAACTTCCACAATTTCTTTTTTTAGCCATTACAACTATTTTAGCTGTTTATTTTATGAATGCATCGATTTTGACAGGAGATTTCTTGATTGCAGGTATCTACGCCTTTATCGCCTATCGGAATCTTCATTTTGCTTACAAGGTGACTAAATTTATTCGTTTGGTGGAGAAGCAGACCAAGAAGTAA